From Vespula vulgaris chromosome 18, iyVesVulg1.1, whole genome shotgun sequence:
atatatatcaatggTTTGTTgcaatttatattctattatgaaatataaaatgtgcTATCGTttgcatatatacaaataccttaaatatttgtttctagAAGGATTGTGTAGCAGTGAAATTGCTTGTGAACTCGAAGATTTCATGGATGAGCAATTTAATACAGAACTTCAAGACTTAAGTTGTAAACAAGTAGCAGAagagttatataaattttatcgttattgtgTTGAAGGCAATGAAACGCAGGCTGTGattgaatttgaaaaattaccACCATTACAACCATGGATTGTAGCGTGTTTAgcaaagaaaagtaataaaggaCCTGTTGCATTTGAAAATGATAGTGATTCTGAAAGTgatgaaatagaagaaagtatGGAAACTGAAGATACAGAATGGATACAAGTAAAGCCAAGgcggaaaaaataattttcaatgatttaagACATTTGCATGtcgcaaatttttattaaaaaagaaaagaaaaagatttatagtagtatacttttattatttttcttgcaTCAAAGTTTCTTATAgtcaatttcttatttattcagTCTTTGCAATAATTggaacaattaattttcacgCCCGCCTCCTgcatctgtaaaaaaaaattaagtataaGTTAATGTATTGATACGGAATATAGAAACttaatattttactatttctGTTGATTAATACCTTCTGCTTTGTTTGGTAAATGAACAGTGTAATatccattattttcttttatatcgcaTTCCTTTGGAGTATTATTTGttgttttcatttcattaGGTCCCaataaacttaaaataataGGTAAAAATAACAGTCCATGAAATAATCCAAACGCTACCACAGCAGTAAAtaactaaaataataaaaattttatattttttacttttttttaaatatgtatattatacatgtattttatctaatatatgtaaatattgaaTCATACCTTGAAGAAGGCACTAAAGAGATATGCTTTACTAGAAGCTAGTAAAATAAATGCAAGAAAAGTACTAAAGCCTCCATTAAAAACAGGTGGCCCAATAATCTTCAATGTTCTAATAGCCCGTTCTGCAATTGAAACATATTTGCTatcatttacaaaaaatattcttagtaaattattgtatataacatatatcaCACATACCATCTTTAGAACCCGTTCTTCTTATAAATTCCAATCCAACATGTGAAGCATAATCAACTGCTAATCCAATacaaagaagaacaagaatacTAGATGAAATTTCGACGATCAAGCCTAAAAAGTACATAGAACCTAAAAGATCAATCAGTGTAAATATTACACAACTAATGACCCAAAATGATGCCAGTAAATTTCTTAACAGAAGTATTGTTACTAATCCAATAGATACTATTGCTAAACTCAAGTTTCTAACTAATTCTTCTCCAATTatctgtaaaataataatgttgttattaaaattgaaaacttTTCATATGAAAGATCATATTTCGTTTACCTTATTAGCTGACCATGATATATACTCGGGGGAATATATCACTACATGAGAATGATCCTGAGATAAATTAGTAACTTTCACTAATTCATTCATAGATTGCATTGCTTTTATTTGATCCGATGTTCTATTAACAAGTACATGTTGTATTGGAATTCTGGACGTCTGAAGTATTGAAaatttgcaataaaatatatgttaatctttatgaagaataaaaatatttatataccgtTATATTGTAATCACCAATAGGTAATTtgtcaaatataatatcttttatatatgctTGACCTTCTGTAGTTAGTAATAGATATTCCGTAAGGAAACCATAGTATTCATCTTTACTCTCAATATCATGTGCTAtgggaaaaataataaaaatatacattttacagAACGTTTTACttctgaaaaatatatttttcaataatgtgtgatatataaaataaaataatttcaaatcttTAGTAcctatattgatattattcaaCCACTTGTCATATGCCACAAACCATGGATCCAAAGAATGattgttaataaaagaattgtttTTTAGAGCATCAACCAATTGAAGTAAAGAATCACGATCTTCGTAATAGTCTACGTCAGCCATATAAACGGCACCGTGTTTACCATATGCGGGAAAGTGTTTCTTTAACTTTTCGTTAAAGCGTATGGGATAAGAGTCTTGATTTAAGTACAAGAGTGGGTCGAAGTCTTGCTTCAACTGAAATATGGCCCAAATGTTGATACATACGAGACATACTGTGATCGTTATCACGGCAACTTTAACATATGTTTTCATTAGGAACGGTCCGATGTAATTTTCGAAGATGATCTGTTGCAGATTTTTTTTACTGCACTCGTTCGGTTTCCATTCGGATC
This genomic window contains:
- the LOC127070521 gene encoding uncharacterized protein LOC127070521 isoform X2, with translation MMEKTKDFFLSVTKRVFSNWTALKLAVEHGMGSIDKADLFCHYITDFIYINGLCSSEIACELEDFMDEQFNTELQDLSCKQVAEELYKFYRYCVEGNETQAVIEFEKLPPLQPWIVACLAKKSNKGPVAFENDSDSESDEIEESMETEDTEWIQVKPRRKK
- the LOC127070521 gene encoding uncharacterized protein LOC127070521 isoform X1; the protein is MMEKTKDFFLSVTKRVFSNWTALKLAVEHGMGSIDKADLFCHYITDFIYINEGLCSSEIACELEDFMDEQFNTELQDLSCKQVAEELYKFYRYCVEGNETQAVIEFEKLPPLQPWIVACLAKKSNKGPVAFENDSDSESDEIEESMETEDTEWIQVKPRRKK